Proteins found in one Bacteroidales bacterium genomic segment:
- a CDS encoding DUF5908 family protein: MPIQINELVIRAEVNNNNSGTQQTSSSCCDSAKYQKVVDELTKIIKNKNER; the protein is encoded by the coding sequence ATGCCTATTCAAATAAATGAACTTGTCATTCGCGCGGAAGTGAATAATAATAATTCCGGTACACAGCAAACTTCATCATCATGTTGCGATTCGGCAAAATATCAAAAAGTAGTTGATGAGCTGACTAAAATAATTAAAAACAAAAATGAACGATGA
- a CDS encoding phage tail protein, translating to MAFIERYPLVGFHFKVTFIEMLGAEIDSRFHEVTGLSAELTVEELAEGGENRYTHKLPVKAKFPNLVLKRALSPLPSILTKWVEDAIYNMEFSPCTVIVSLLNETHIPVKNWIFYSAYPVKIQVTDLKAQDNSVVVETLELAYKYSKQMNLI from the coding sequence ATGGCTTTTATTGAAAGGTATCCGCTTGTAGGGTTTCATTTTAAGGTAACTTTTATTGAAATGCTCGGAGCTGAAATAGATTCGCGTTTCCATGAAGTTACCGGATTGTCGGCAGAACTTACAGTTGAAGAACTTGCTGAAGGTGGCGAAAACAGGTATACTCACAAACTTCCTGTTAAAGCAAAATTTCCGAACCTTGTTCTTAAAAGGGCTTTGTCTCCATTGCCTTCCATATTGACAAAATGGGTGGAAGATGCAATCTATAATATGGAATTCAGTCCTTGTACAGTAATCGTTTCATTACTGAATGAAACCCACATCCCGGTAAAAAACTGGATTTTTTATTCGGCTTACCCGGTAAAAATTCAAGTTACCGATTTGAAAGCCCAGGATAATTCAGTAGTAGTTGAAACTCTTGAACTGGCTTATAAATATTCGAAACAAATGAACTTAATTTAA
- a CDS encoding phage tail protein, protein MATKYPLPVFHFRVEWGGTNISFSEVSGLNVETQVIEYRDGLSPDYSTVKMPGMQKYGNITLKRGAMQGDNEFFTWWNTHQLNTIERRDITISLLNEKHEPVITWKVRNAFPVKVDGGSLKATGNEVSIETLELAHEGISVERS, encoded by the coding sequence ATGGCAACAAAATATCCATTACCAGTATTTCATTTCAGAGTAGAATGGGGTGGTACCAATATCAGTTTCTCAGAAGTTTCCGGTCTTAACGTGGAAACACAGGTTATTGAATATCGCGATGGTTTAAGTCCTGATTATTCAACAGTAAAAATGCCGGGTATGCAGAAGTATGGGAACATCACGCTGAAACGTGGTGCTATGCAAGGCGACAATGAATTTTTTACATGGTGGAATACCCATCAACTGAATACTATTGAACGCCGAGATATTACTATTTCTTTGCTTAATGAAAAACATGAACCGGTTATTACATGGAAAGTGCGTAATGCATTCCCGGTAAAGGTTGATGGTGGTTCATTAAAAGCAACAGGAAATGAAGTTTCAATAGAAACTTTGGAGCTGGCTCATGAAGGCATTTCTGTAGAACGTTCATAA